In a genomic window of Mycolicibacter heraklionensis:
- a CDS encoding NifU family protein: MIPMHAVATGDLQRVRWVVVHDRMPARGRVRFAPGRLGQLQADGVIDELTVGGADITITLSAQQSWRARGEEIRVALDEALREPAGWRVEPSERTSEIARAAEELLSGPIGELAASHGGAIELVGVTGDQVRVRTSGACHGCPASASTLHDRLQCELRRRFGDEVMVSAESASAASSMGKKLLKLLVR, translated from the coding sequence ATGATCCCCATGCATGCGGTGGCGACCGGGGACCTGCAGCGGGTGCGCTGGGTGGTCGTCCACGACCGCATGCCCGCCCGCGGGCGGGTTCGATTCGCGCCGGGCCGGCTGGGTCAGTTGCAGGCCGACGGCGTGATCGACGAGTTGACCGTCGGCGGCGCCGACATCACGATCACGCTGAGCGCCCAGCAGAGTTGGCGGGCCCGTGGTGAGGAGATCCGCGTCGCACTCGACGAAGCTCTTCGGGAGCCGGCGGGCTGGCGAGTGGAGCCGTCCGAGCGCACCAGCGAGATAGCGCGGGCGGCCGAGGAACTGCTCAGTGGGCCGATCGGCGAACTCGCCGCGTCGCACGGGGGGGCGATCGAGCTTGTCGGTGTGACCGGTGACCAGGTGCGGGTGCGGACGTCCGGAGCCTGCCACGGTTGCCCCGCGTCGGCATCGACGCTTCACGACAGACTGCAATGCGAGCTGCGCCGACGGTTCGGGGACGAAGTCATGGTGTCGGCGGAGAGCGCATCGGCCGCCAGTTCGATGGGCAAGAAGCTGTTGAAGTTGCTCGTCCGCTGA
- a CDS encoding nitroreductase family deazaflavin-dependent oxidoreductase: MSGMAYAANRLLRTRWLVRAPIWLYRARLGGLLGGRMLMLEHIGRTSGARRHVVLEVIDHRSADSYVVASGFGDRAQWFRNITANPRVRVYAGSRAPAPATARVLEQSEADRVLADYIQRHPRSWEQFRAVLEQTLGAPVTPTDTALPMVELRLRS; this comes from the coding sequence ATGTCCGGGATGGCCTACGCCGCCAATCGACTGTTGCGGACCCGCTGGCTGGTACGCGCCCCGATCTGGCTGTACCGGGCACGACTCGGCGGGCTGCTCGGCGGGCGGATGCTGATGCTCGAACACATCGGACGCACGAGCGGCGCGCGACGCCATGTCGTTCTGGAGGTCATCGACCATCGCAGCGCCGACAGCTATGTGGTGGCCTCCGGTTTCGGTGATCGGGCCCAATGGTTTCGCAATATCACCGCAAACCCCCGGGTGCGGGTCTACGCCGGAAGCCGCGCCCCGGCGCCGGCCACCGCCCGGGTGCTCGAGCAGTCCGAAGCCGACCGAGTGCTCGCCGACTACATCCAACGTCACCCCCGCAGCTGGGAGCAGTTCCGCGCGGTGCTCGAGCAGACCCTGGGCGCGCCGGTGACCCCGACGGACACGGCACTGCCGATGGTCGAATTACGCCTGAGGTCCTAG
- a CDS encoding MIP/aquaporin family protein: MADRNAAVRKYLTEMIGTFVFMFAVLGIVLSGTECVAATALGIGSVLMVMVYASGHISGGHLNPAVSVAAYLRGALPLGDLGPYIVAQLVGALAAFGVGFGLWHDKYASGTLDLTGTVWPAFLAELVFTFALCYVVLHTATSKDSAGNSFYGLAIGFVVTVGVVAVGAISGGAFNPAITFGLMLSGIFAWKFLWVYLIAQLLGAVVAAYAYKATTLDEHTTASRRG; encoded by the coding sequence ATGGCTGATCGGAACGCCGCGGTGCGCAAATATTTGACCGAAATGATCGGCACGTTCGTTTTCATGTTCGCTGTGCTCGGCATCGTCTTGTCCGGCACCGAATGCGTCGCCGCCACCGCGCTGGGCATCGGCTCGGTGCTGATGGTGATGGTGTACGCCAGTGGGCACATCTCGGGCGGCCACCTGAACCCGGCCGTCTCAGTGGCCGCGTATTTGCGGGGTGCACTGCCATTGGGTGATCTGGGGCCCTACATCGTTGCGCAGTTGGTCGGTGCGCTCGCAGCGTTCGGGGTGGGATTCGGGTTGTGGCACGACAAGTACGCCAGCGGCACTCTTGATCTGACCGGCACCGTCTGGCCGGCATTCTTGGCCGAATTGGTATTCACATTCGCGCTGTGCTACGTCGTTTTGCACACCGCGACGAGCAAAGACAGCGCCGGCAACAGCTTCTACGGTCTGGCGATCGGATTCGTGGTGACCGTCGGCGTGGTGGCGGTCGGCGCCATCTCGGGCGGCGCGTTCAACCCGGCCATCACCTTCGGCCTGATGCTGTCGGGGATCTTCGCCTGGAAGTTCCTCTGGGTGTACCTGATCGCCCAGCTGCTCGGCGCGGTCGTGGCTGCCTACGCCTACAAGGCGACCACCCTCGACGAGCACACGACCGCCTCCCGCAGAGGGTAG
- a CDS encoding DoxX family protein, with amino-acid sequence MSALTARPTYAALAAFLAGDAVASAIPVPYVAKNMDAMRIPEEFRWAVPVAKAATALGLASVFRFPGVARVTTGLLTLYFAGALGIHLRVRNRVANIVPAVVLLLVFAAMTVQGPHTAGGGVRALES; translated from the coding sequence GTGAGTGCGCTGACGGCACGGCCGACCTACGCGGCGCTGGCTGCGTTTCTGGCGGGTGACGCCGTGGCGTCGGCGATCCCGGTGCCCTACGTCGCCAAGAACATGGATGCCATGCGGATTCCCGAGGAGTTCCGCTGGGCGGTCCCGGTGGCCAAGGCCGCCACCGCCCTGGGACTGGCATCGGTGTTCCGCTTTCCGGGTGTCGCCCGGGTCACCACCGGGTTGTTGACGTTGTATTTCGCCGGGGCGCTGGGCATCCACCTGCGGGTGCGCAACCGGGTCGCCAACATCGTGCCCGCGGTGGTGCTGCTGCTGGTGTTCGCCGCGATGACGGTCCAGGGCCCGCACACCGCCGGGGGCGGGGTACGGGCCCTGGAGTCGTAG
- a CDS encoding SPFH domain-containing protein: MEGVTTGLLLLAVLVVFAVIVVAKSVALIPQAEAAVIERLGRYSRTVSGQLTLLVPFIDRVRARIDLRERVVSFPPQPVITEDNLTLNIDTVVYFQVTNPKAAVYEISNYIVGVEQLTTTTLRNVVGGMTLEQTLTSREVINSQLRGVLDEATGRWGLRVARVELRSIDPPPSIQASMEKQMKADREKRAMILTAEGQREAAIKQAEGEKQAEILTAEGAKQAAILAAEGERQSRMLRAQGERAAAYLQAQGQAKAIEKTFAAIKAGRPTPELLAYQYLQVLPEMARGGANKVWVVPSDFGTALQGFTKLLGAPGEDGVFRYQPSPVDDHPAQSADDSDEVADWFTTKTDPAIAQAVAKAEADARKPVEGGVLPPQLDPGLA, translated from the coding sequence ATGGAAGGCGTCACAACCGGGCTGTTATTGCTGGCCGTGCTGGTGGTGTTCGCGGTGATCGTGGTCGCCAAGTCGGTCGCGCTGATCCCGCAGGCCGAGGCGGCGGTGATCGAGCGACTCGGCCGCTACAGCCGCACCGTCAGTGGTCAGCTGACCCTGCTGGTCCCCTTCATCGACCGGGTGCGGGCCCGCATCGACCTACGTGAGCGGGTGGTGTCGTTCCCCCCGCAGCCGGTGATCACCGAGGACAACCTGACCCTCAACATCGACACCGTCGTCTACTTCCAGGTCACCAACCCCAAAGCCGCGGTTTATGAGATCAGCAACTACATCGTCGGTGTGGAGCAGCTGACCACCACCACGCTGCGTAACGTGGTCGGCGGCATGACGCTGGAGCAGACGTTGACCTCCCGTGAGGTGATCAACAGCCAGCTGCGCGGTGTGCTCGACGAGGCGACCGGGCGCTGGGGTCTGCGGGTGGCCCGGGTGGAGCTGCGCAGCATCGATCCGCCGCCGTCGATCCAGGCGTCGATGGAGAAGCAGATGAAGGCGGACCGGGAGAAGCGGGCCATGATCCTGACCGCCGAGGGCCAGCGCGAGGCCGCGATCAAGCAGGCCGAGGGGGAGAAGCAGGCCGAGATCCTGACCGCCGAGGGAGCCAAGCAGGCGGCGATCCTGGCCGCGGAGGGCGAACGGCAGTCCCGGATGCTGCGGGCCCAGGGTGAGCGGGCCGCCGCGTACCTGCAGGCGCAGGGGCAGGCCAAGGCGATTGAGAAGACTTTCGCGGCGATCAAGGCCGGCCGGCCCACGCCTGAGTTGTTGGCTTACCAGTATCTGCAGGTGTTGCCGGAGATGGCGCGCGGTGGGGCCAACAAGGTGTGGGTGGTGCCCAGTGATTTCGGTACCGCCCTGCAAGGGTTCACCAAGCTGCTGGGTGCTCCCGGCGAGGACGGCGTCTTCCGCTACCAACCCTCGCCCGTCGATGATCACCCGGCTCAGTCGGCGGACGACAGTGACGAGGTCGCCGACTGGTTCACCACCAAGACCGATCCGGCGATCGCGCAGGCGGTCGCCAAAGCCGAGGCGGATGCCCGCAAGCCGGTCGAGGGCGGGGTGCTGCCACCGCAGCTCGACCCCGGACTGGCGTGA
- a CDS encoding NfeD family protein, giving the protein MPTALIWLVFALGLAGAEALTGDMFLLMLSGGALSAAAASSLTNWPLWTDGAVFLVVSVLLLALVRPALRRRLWAGTGAETGVLALQGKTALVLDRVEQHGGRVKLNGEVWTARPLTDGDVFEPGEQVTVMHIDGATAVVGKIL; this is encoded by the coding sequence ATGCCGACTGCCCTGATCTGGTTGGTCTTCGCACTCGGGCTCGCAGGAGCCGAGGCCCTCACCGGCGACATGTTCCTGCTGATGCTCTCCGGTGGTGCGCTGTCGGCGGCGGCCGCCAGCTCCCTGACCAACTGGCCGCTCTGGACGGACGGTGCGGTCTTCCTGGTGGTGTCGGTGCTGCTGCTGGCACTGGTACGCCCCGCGCTGCGCCGCCGGCTGTGGGCAGGGACGGGCGCCGAAACGGGGGTGCTGGCACTGCAGGGCAAGACCGCCCTGGTGCTCGACCGCGTCGAACAGCATGGCGGCCGGGTGAAGCTGAACGGCGAGGTGTGGACCGCCCGCCCGCTCACCGACGGCGACGTCTTCGAACCGGGTGAGCAGGTCACCGTGATGCACATCGACGGCGCTACCGCGGTGGTCGGCAAGATCCTGTAA
- a CDS encoding ferrochelatase, which translates to MELDAVLLLSFGGPEGPEQVRPFLENVTRGRGVPPARLDAVAEHYLHFGGVSPINGINRALAEAMRAEMPGLPVYFGNRNWEPYAEDVVAAMAADGVRRAAVFPTSAWGGYSGCDQYAEDIARARRAVGERAPELVKLRQYFDHPLFVAMFAEAIATAADSLPAGLRETARLVFTAHSIPVSADARYGPQLYSRQVAYATSLVAAAAGYRDYDQVWQSRSGPPQVPWLEPDIEAHLAALTDAGVRAVILCPIGFLSDNIEVVWDLDNEVRTQAQAAGIAYARAATPNADRRLARLARGLVEELRDGTAPVRVAGPAELGCGFGVNGAPCGSSHCVADVGPVSSKSR; encoded by the coding sequence ATGGAGCTCGACGCCGTCCTGCTGCTGTCCTTCGGCGGACCCGAAGGCCCGGAGCAGGTGCGGCCGTTCCTGGAGAACGTCACTCGGGGGCGTGGCGTGCCGCCGGCCCGGCTCGACGCGGTCGCCGAGCACTACCTGCATTTCGGCGGTGTGTCGCCGATCAATGGGATCAACCGCGCGCTGGCTGAGGCGATGCGTGCCGAAATGCCCGGCCTGCCGGTGTATTTCGGCAACCGCAACTGGGAGCCTTACGCCGAGGACGTCGTCGCGGCGATGGCGGCCGACGGCGTACGACGCGCCGCGGTGTTCCCGACCTCGGCCTGGGGCGGATATTCGGGCTGTGACCAGTACGCCGAGGACATCGCCCGGGCGCGGCGGGCGGTCGGGGAGCGGGCACCGGAGTTGGTGAAGCTGCGCCAGTACTTCGACCACCCGTTGTTCGTGGCGATGTTCGCCGAGGCGATTGCCACGGCCGCCGACAGCCTGCCGGCCGGTCTGCGGGAGACCGCCCGGCTGGTGTTCACCGCGCATTCCATCCCGGTGAGCGCCGACGCACGCTACGGCCCGCAGCTTTACAGTCGCCAGGTCGCCTACGCGACGAGTCTGGTGGCGGCCGCCGCGGGCTACCGCGACTACGACCAGGTGTGGCAGTCGCGCTCGGGGCCGCCGCAGGTGCCCTGGCTGGAACCTGACATCGAGGCACACCTGGCGGCCCTGACCGACGCCGGCGTGCGCGCTGTGATCCTGTGTCCGATCGGCTTTCTCAGCGACAACATCGAGGTGGTCTGGGATCTCGACAACGAAGTCCGGACCCAGGCGCAGGCGGCTGGAATCGCCTACGCGCGAGCGGCCACCCCGAACGCCGATCGGCGGCTGGCCCGGCTGGCCCGCGGCCTGGTCGAGGAACTGCGCGACGGCACCGCACCCGTACGTGTCGCCGGTCCGGCGGAACTGGGTTGCGGCTTCGGCGTGAACGGGGCGCCGTGCGGTTCATCGCACTGCGTCGCGGACGTGGGCCCGGTGTCCTCGAAGTCCAGGTAG
- the inhA gene encoding NADH-dependent enoyl-ACP reductase InhA, whose protein sequence is MAGILEGKRILVTGIITDSSIAFHIAKVAQEAGAQLVCTGFDRLRLIQRIIDRLPEPAPLLELDVQNSEHLDTLADRITEVIGEGNKLDGVVHSIGFMPQTGMGINPFFDAPYEDVAKGIHISAYSYASLAKATLPIMNPGGGIVGMDFDPTRAMPAYNWMTVAKSALESVNRFVAREAGKVGVRSNLVAAGPIRTLAMSAIVGGALGEGAGEQIRLLEEGWDQRAPIGWDMKDPTPVAKTVCALLSDWLPATTGTVVYADGGAHTQLL, encoded by the coding sequence ATGGCAGGCATTCTCGAAGGCAAGCGGATCCTGGTCACCGGGATCATCACCGATTCCTCGATCGCGTTCCACATCGCCAAGGTGGCGCAGGAGGCCGGCGCGCAGCTGGTGTGCACCGGCTTCGACCGACTGCGGCTGATCCAGCGGATCATCGACCGGTTGCCGGAGCCGGCGCCGCTGCTCGAACTCGACGTGCAGAACAGCGAGCACCTCGACACCCTGGCCGACCGGATCACCGAGGTGATCGGCGAAGGCAACAAGCTCGACGGTGTGGTGCACTCCATCGGCTTCATGCCGCAGACCGGCATGGGTATCAACCCGTTCTTCGACGCGCCCTACGAGGACGTCGCCAAGGGCATCCACATCTCGGCCTACTCCTATGCCTCGCTGGCCAAGGCGACGCTGCCGATCATGAACCCCGGCGGCGGCATTGTGGGCATGGACTTCGACCCGACCCGGGCGATGCCGGCCTACAACTGGATGACGGTGGCCAAGAGTGCCCTGGAGTCGGTGAACCGGTTCGTGGCGCGCGAGGCCGGCAAGGTCGGCGTGCGGTCGAATCTGGTTGCGGCCGGGCCGATCCGGACGCTGGCGATGAGCGCCATCGTGGGTGGCGCCCTCGGTGAGGGCGCCGGCGAGCAGATTCGGCTGCTGGAGGAGGGCTGGGACCAGCGGGCCCCGATCGGCTGGGACATGAAGGACCCGACGCCGGTGGCCAAGACCGTCTGCGCGCTGCTGTCCGACTGGCTGCCGGCCACCACCGGAACGGTCGTCTACGCCGACGGTGGCGCGCACACCCAGTTGCTCTAA
- the fabG1 gene encoding 3-oxoacyl-ACP reductase FabG1 yields MPVTDAAESAENPVKPAFVSRSVLVTGGNRGIGLAIARRLAADGHKVAVTHRGSGAPEGLFGVVCDVTDNDAVDRAFKEVEEHQGPVEVLVANAGISKDAFLMRMTEERFEEVINANLTGAFRVTQRASRSMQRKRFGRIIYIGSVSGMWGIGNQANYAAAKAGLIGMARSISRELSKAGVTANVVAPGYIDTEMTRALDERIQEGALDFIPAKRVGTAEEVAGAVSFLASEDASYIAGAVIPVDGGMGMGH; encoded by the coding sequence ATGCCGGTGACAGATGCCGCAGAATCCGCTGAAAACCCCGTCAAGCCCGCGTTCGTGTCGCGTTCGGTCCTCGTCACCGGTGGAAACCGAGGCATCGGACTGGCGATCGCGCGGCGACTGGCCGCCGACGGCCACAAGGTGGCGGTGACGCACCGCGGTTCCGGCGCCCCTGAGGGACTGTTCGGGGTGGTGTGCGATGTCACCGACAACGACGCCGTCGACCGGGCGTTCAAAGAGGTCGAAGAGCACCAGGGGCCGGTGGAGGTGCTGGTGGCCAACGCCGGCATCTCCAAAGACGCGTTCCTGATGCGGATGACCGAGGAGCGCTTCGAAGAGGTCATCAACGCCAACCTCACCGGCGCCTTCCGGGTCACCCAGCGGGCGTCGCGCAGCATGCAGCGCAAGCGCTTCGGCCGGATCATCTACATCGGATCGGTCTCTGGCATGTGGGGGATCGGCAACCAGGCCAACTATGCGGCGGCCAAGGCGGGTCTGATCGGCATGGCCCGGTCGATCTCTCGTGAGCTGTCCAAGGCCGGCGTCACCGCGAACGTCGTTGCGCCCGGCTACATCGACACCGAGATGACCCGGGCCCTCGACGAGCGGATCCAGGAGGGTGCGCTGGACTTCATCCCGGCCAAGCGGGTCGGCACCGCCGAAGAGGTCGCCGGTGCGGTCAGCTTCCTGGCGTCTGAGGACGCCAGCTACATCGCCGGCGCGGTCATCCCCGTCGACGGCGGCATGGGCATGGGCCACTAG
- a CDS encoding VWA domain-containing protein: MTLPLLGPMTLSGFAHPWFFLYLFVILGLVALYILVQVARHRRILRFANMELLESVAPKSPTRWRHLSAILLISSLLLFTVAMAGPTHDVRIPRNRAVVMLVIDVSQSMRATDVAPSRLAAAQEAGKQFADELTAGINLGLIAYAGTATVLTSPTTNREATKAAIDKLQLADRTATGEGIFTALQAIATVGAVIGGGDTPPPARIVLLSDGKETVPSNPDNPKGAFTAARTAKDQGVPVSTISFGTAYGYVEINEQRQPVPVDDDSLKKIADLSGGSAYTASSLQQLKEVYSTLQDQIGFETIRGDASTGWLRLGAFVLALAALAALLLNRRLPA, encoded by the coding sequence ATGACATTGCCGCTCCTCGGGCCGATGACGCTGTCGGGCTTCGCACACCCGTGGTTCTTCCTGTATTTGTTCGTGATCCTGGGCCTGGTCGCGCTGTACATCCTCGTGCAGGTGGCGCGGCATCGGCGGATCCTGCGGTTCGCCAACATGGAGCTGCTGGAGAGCGTGGCGCCCAAATCGCCGACGCGCTGGCGACACCTGTCGGCGATCCTGCTGATCAGCTCGTTGCTGCTGTTCACCGTGGCGATGGCCGGCCCCACCCACGACGTCCGGATCCCGCGCAACCGCGCGGTGGTGATGCTGGTGATCGACGTCTCGCAGTCGATGCGGGCCACCGACGTCGCCCCCAGCCGGCTGGCGGCCGCGCAGGAAGCCGGCAAGCAGTTCGCCGACGAACTGACGGCGGGCATCAACCTGGGGTTGATCGCCTACGCCGGCACCGCGACCGTGCTGACCTCGCCGACCACCAACCGCGAAGCCACCAAGGCCGCGATCGACAAGCTGCAACTGGCGGACCGCACCGCCACCGGTGAGGGCATCTTCACCGCATTGCAGGCGATCGCCACCGTGGGCGCCGTCATCGGCGGCGGCGACACCCCGCCGCCGGCCCGCATTGTGCTGCTCTCCGACGGTAAGGAGACTGTGCCGTCCAACCCCGACAATCCCAAGGGGGCGTTCACCGCGGCGCGCACCGCGAAGGACCAGGGGGTGCCGGTGTCGACGATCTCGTTCGGCACGGCCTACGGCTACGTCGAGATCAACGAGCAGCGTCAACCGGTGCCGGTCGACGATGACTCACTGAAGAAGATCGCCGACCTGTCCGGCGGCAGCGCCTACACCGCCTCCAGCCTGCAGCAGCTCAAAGAGGTGTACTCCACGCTGCAGGACCAGATCGGTTTCGAGACCATCCGCGGTGACGCCAGCACCGGCTGGCTGCGACTGGGCGCGTTCGTCCTGGCGCTGGCCGCACTGGCGGCACTGCTGCTCAACCGACGGCTGCCCGCCTAG
- a CDS encoding DUF58 domain-containing protein encodes MLRGGIRDPKLAAALRTLELTVKRKLDGVLHGDHLGLIPGPGSEPGESRLYQPGDDVRRMDWSVTARTTHPHVRQMIADRELETWLVVDMSASMDFGTATCEKRDLAVAAAAAIVYLNSGGGNRLGALVTNGERVLRVPARSGRNHEQTLLRTIATIPRAPVGVRGDLAAAIDALRRPERRRGMAVIISDFLGPINWMRPLRAIAARHEVLGIEVLDPRDVELPDVGDVVLQDTESGITREFTIDAKLRDDFARAAVAHRSDVARALRSCGAPLLGLRTDRDWIADIVRFVESRRRGALAGTP; translated from the coding sequence ATGCTGCGCGGAGGAATCCGCGACCCGAAGCTGGCGGCGGCCCTGCGCACCCTGGAGCTGACGGTCAAACGCAAGCTCGACGGGGTGCTGCACGGAGATCACCTCGGCCTGATTCCCGGCCCGGGCTCCGAGCCCGGCGAGTCCCGGCTCTACCAGCCCGGCGACGACGTGCGGCGGATGGACTGGTCGGTCACGGCCCGCACCACCCATCCGCACGTCCGGCAGATGATCGCCGACCGCGAGCTGGAGACCTGGTTGGTGGTCGACATGTCGGCCAGCATGGATTTCGGCACCGCCACCTGCGAGAAGCGTGATCTGGCGGTGGCGGCGGCCGCGGCCATCGTCTACCTCAACAGCGGTGGCGGTAACCGGCTGGGCGCATTGGTGACCAACGGCGAGCGCGTGCTGCGGGTGCCGGCCCGCTCCGGGCGCAACCACGAGCAGACCCTGCTGCGCACCATCGCGACCATTCCGCGGGCCCCGGTCGGGGTGCGCGGTGACCTGGCGGCGGCCATCGACGCCCTGCGCCGCCCCGAACGCCGGCGCGGCATGGCGGTCATCATCAGCGACTTCCTCGGCCCGATCAACTGGATGCGCCCGTTGCGGGCGATCGCCGCCCGCCACGAGGTGCTGGGCATCGAGGTGCTCGACCCGCGCGATGTGGAACTGCCCGATGTCGGTGATGTGGTGTTGCAGGACACCGAGTCCGGAATCACCCGCGAGTTCACCATCGACGCCAAGCTGCGTGACGATTTCGCCCGGGCCGCGGTGGCCCACCGCTCCGACGTCGCCCGCGCGCTGCGCAGCTGCGGCGCGCCGTTGCTGGGGTTGCGGACCGACCGGGACTGGATCGCCGACATCGTCCGATTCGTCGAGTCACGCCGGCGCGGGGCGCTGGCGGGGACGCCGTGA
- the moxR1 gene encoding chaperone MoxR1 gives MTSSDGTPAGASGFPGSAGAETGTVGGSGLAADVHALERAIFEVKRVIVGQDQLVERILVGLLAKGHVLLEGVPGVAKTLAVETFAKVVGGSFARIQFTPDLVPTDIIGTRIYRQGREEFDTELGPVMTNFLLADEINRAPAKVQSALLEVMQERKVSIGGKSFPLPNPFLVMATQNPIEHEGVYPLPEAQRDRFLFKINVGYPSPEEEREIIYRMGVTPPEPKQILGTGDLVRLQTLAANNFVHHALVDYVVRVITATRQPEQFGMPDVKNWLSFGASPRASLGIISASRALALVRGRDYVIPQDVIEVIPDVLRHRLVLSYDALADEITPEIVINRVLQTVPLPQVNAVPQQQHSPAPGAPTAAAVAGGR, from the coding sequence ATGACGTCATCGGATGGGACGCCCGCGGGCGCCAGCGGTTTCCCCGGCTCGGCCGGTGCCGAGACAGGCACAGTCGGCGGTAGCGGGCTCGCCGCCGACGTACACGCGCTGGAGCGGGCCATCTTTGAGGTCAAGCGCGTCATCGTCGGCCAGGACCAGCTCGTCGAGCGCATCCTGGTCGGCCTGCTCGCCAAGGGCCACGTGCTGCTCGAAGGCGTGCCCGGTGTCGCCAAGACCCTGGCCGTGGAGACCTTCGCCAAGGTGGTGGGCGGGAGCTTCGCCCGCATCCAGTTCACTCCGGACCTGGTGCCCACCGACATCATCGGTACCCGCATCTACCGGCAGGGCCGCGAGGAGTTCGACACCGAGCTCGGCCCGGTGATGACCAACTTCCTGCTGGCCGACGAGATCAACCGTGCACCGGCCAAGGTGCAGTCGGCGCTGCTGGAGGTCATGCAGGAGCGCAAGGTCTCCATCGGCGGCAAGAGCTTCCCGCTGCCCAACCCGTTCCTGGTGATGGCCACCCAGAACCCGATCGAACACGAGGGTGTCTACCCGCTGCCCGAAGCGCAGCGCGACCGGTTCCTGTTCAAGATCAACGTCGGCTACCCCTCGCCGGAGGAGGAGCGCGAGATCATCTACCGGATGGGTGTCACCCCGCCGGAGCCCAAGCAGATCCTCGGCACCGGCGACCTGGTGCGGCTGCAGACGCTGGCGGCCAACAACTTCGTGCACCACGCCCTGGTGGACTACGTGGTTCGGGTGATCACCGCGACGCGGCAGCCCGAGCAGTTCGGCATGCCGGACGTGAAGAACTGGCTGTCGTTCGGCGCGTCGCCGCGTGCCTCACTGGGCATCATCTCCGCATCCCGGGCGCTGGCCCTGGTCCGTGGTCGCGACTACGTGATCCCGCAGGACGTCATCGAGGTCATCCCGGACGTGCTGCGGCACCGCCTGGTGCTGTCCTACGACGCACTCGCCGACGAGATCACGCCGGAGATCGTGATCAACCGGGTGCTGCAGACGGTGCCGCTGCCTCAGGTGAACGCGGTTCCGCAGCAACAGCATTCGCCGGCACCGGGTGCCCCGACCGCAGCGGCAGTGGCCGGCGGTCGGTGA
- the ripB gene encoding NlpC/P60 family peptidoglycan endopeptidase RipB — MQLSSLRLSRLIGSLLVAIPVLVGLAGPAEADPGWDPTLPATISAGAPGDPLAIANASLQATAQATQTTMDLGRKFLSGLGFNVGDEAVGNVSPGKRVHGKQAIEYVIRRGGSQMGVPYSWGGGSLTGPSKGVDSGAGTVGFDCSGLMRYAFAGVGVLIPRFSGDQYNAGRHIPPSQARRGDLMFYGPGGGQHVTMYLGGGKMLEASGSAGKVVVSPVRTSGMTPYLTRIIEY, encoded by the coding sequence ATGCAACTGAGTTCCTTACGACTATCACGCCTCATCGGATCGTTGCTGGTGGCGATCCCGGTGCTGGTCGGCCTGGCCGGACCGGCCGAAGCGGACCCGGGGTGGGACCCCACCCTGCCGGCGACGATCAGTGCCGGCGCGCCCGGTGACCCGCTGGCGATCGCCAACGCCTCGTTGCAGGCCACCGCGCAGGCCACCCAGACCACGATGGACCTGGGCCGCAAGTTTCTGTCCGGCCTCGGATTCAACGTCGGCGACGAAGCCGTCGGCAACGTGTCACCGGGCAAGCGGGTGCACGGCAAGCAGGCCATCGAGTACGTGATTCGTCGCGGCGGCTCACAGATGGGCGTGCCCTACTCCTGGGGCGGTGGTTCGCTGACCGGTCCCAGCAAGGGAGTCGACTCCGGTGCGGGCACGGTCGGTTTCGACTGTTCGGGCCTGATGCGCTACGCGTTCGCCGGTGTGGGCGTGCTGATCCCACGCTTCTCCGGCGACCAGTACAACGCCGGCCGGCATATTCCGCCCAGTCAGGCCCGTCGTGGAGACCTGATGTTCTACGGCCCCGGTGGCGGCCAGCACGTCACCATGTACCTGGGCGGCGGGAAGATGTTGGAGGCCTCGGGCAGCGCCGGCAAGGTGGTCGTCAGCCCGGTGCGGACGTCGGGGATGACGCCGTATCTGACCCGGATCATCGAGTACTGA